A single genomic interval of Croceibacter atlanticus HTCC2559 harbors:
- a CDS encoding 3-oxoadipyl-CoA thiolase, which yields MKEAYIIDGTRTPIGSYHGTLSAVRTDDLGAMVIKHVLEKNPNIPKDAFDDVIMGCANQAGEDNRNVARMCSLLAGMPFSVPGETVNRLCSSGLSAIIHANRAIKAGDGDLFISGGVENMTRGPYVMSKPSKAFGNDSKMYDSSFGWRFVNPKMHEMYGTDGMGNTAENLVEKYNISREDQDAFAYNSQMKATKAQENGRLAKEIMTVEIPQRKKDPIQFSKDEFVKPTTTKEILGKLRPAFKKEGGSVTAGNSSGLNDGAAATIVASEDAVKKYNLKPLARIVSSAVVGVEPRIMGIGPVKASNKALEKAGLTMEDIDIIELNEAFAAQALACIREWGLEDNDPRINPNGGSIAIGHPLGVTGARIAYSAALELQETNKRYALVTMCVGVGQGYAAIIENVNL from the coding sequence ATGAAAGAAGCATATATCATAGACGGAACACGCACACCAATCGGAAGTTACCACGGCACATTATCTGCTGTTAGGACAGACGATTTGGGAGCAATGGTCATCAAACACGTACTAGAAAAAAATCCAAACATCCCAAAAGACGCATTCGACGATGTTATAATGGGTTGTGCCAACCAAGCTGGCGAGGACAACCGCAACGTCGCAAGAATGTGTTCACTCCTTGCCGGAATGCCGTTTTCGGTTCCTGGCGAAACGGTGAACAGATTATGCAGTTCAGGTCTTTCGGCAATCATCCACGCTAACCGAGCTATAAAAGCTGGTGACGGCGACTTATTCATTTCTGGAGGTGTTGAGAATATGACGCGCGGACCATACGTGATGAGCAAACCCTCAAAAGCTTTTGGCAACGACAGTAAGATGTACGACTCAAGTTTTGGCTGGCGTTTTGTTAACCCAAAAATGCACGAAATGTACGGCACAGATGGTATGGGAAATACAGCTGAAAATCTTGTTGAGAAATACAATATCAGTCGTGAAGACCAAGATGCCTTTGCTTATAATAGTCAGATGAAAGCAACCAAAGCTCAAGAAAATGGGCGTTTAGCAAAGGAAATAATGACTGTTGAAATTCCCCAACGCAAAAAAGACCCAATACAATTCAGTAAAGATGAATTTGTAAAACCAACAACTACGAAGGAAATTCTTGGTAAGCTTAGACCTGCTTTCAAAAAAGAAGGTGGTAGCGTTACCGCAGGAAATTCTTCAGGATTAAATGATGGAGCGGCAGCAACAATCGTCGCTTCAGAAGATGCAGTAAAGAAATACAATTTAAAGCCATTGGCACGAATCGTTTCATCTGCCGTTGTGGGTGTCGAGCCAAGAATTATGGGAATCGGTCCAGTAAAGGCGAGTAATAAAGCCTTGGAAAAAGCCGGGTTAACTATGGAAGATATAGACATCATCGAACTCAACGAAGCCTTTGCGGCGCAAGCTTTAGCCTGCATTCGCGAATGGGGATTGGAGGACAACGACCCAAGAATTAACCCTAATGGCGGCTCAATTGCCATCGGTCATCCGCTTGGTGTCACAGGCGCGCGCATCGCCTATTCTGCCGCTTTGGAGTTGCAGGAAACCAACAAGCGTTACGCATTAGTCACGATGTGCGTCGGCGTTGGACAAGGCTATGCGGCGATTATCGAAAACGTGAATTTATAG
- the ypfJ gene encoding KPN_02809 family neutral zinc metallopeptidase: MKWKGRRKSGNLDDRRGMSTKGKVAAGGGVIAVIVILLQLFGGETGQQIAPIVEQINNSRTTTQQTTSRELTSAEQEMGDFMATVLADTEDVWNQLFRQNNLGDYKEPQMVLFTDVVNTRCGKASSASGPFYCPGDQKVYMDLAFFKELRTRFGAKGGDFAIAYVTAHEIGHHVQTLLGTSRQVQQAKQGRSQADANKLSVAQELQADFYAGLWAHYNKKYLDEGDIEEALSAAQAVGDDAIQKRTRGYVQPDSFTHGTSRQRMEWFMKGFRSGDMSQHDTFKAILN; the protein is encoded by the coding sequence ATGAAATGGAAAGGTAGAAGAAAAAGTGGCAATCTCGATGACCGTCGTGGTATGAGTACCAAAGGTAAAGTCGCCGCTGGTGGTGGCGTGATTGCTGTTATTGTCATCTTACTCCAACTTTTTGGAGGCGAAACAGGACAACAGATTGCACCAATTGTTGAGCAAATCAATAATTCCAGAACGACGACTCAGCAAACCACTTCAAGAGAACTCACTTCAGCAGAACAAGAAATGGGCGATTTTATGGCAACTGTTTTAGCAGATACGGAAGATGTATGGAATCAGTTATTCAGACAAAATAATTTGGGCGATTATAAAGAACCACAAATGGTATTATTTACCGATGTTGTAAACACACGTTGTGGAAAAGCAAGTTCAGCTTCTGGACCATTCTATTGTCCTGGCGACCAAAAGGTCTATATGGATTTAGCATTCTTCAAAGAATTGCGAACGCGTTTTGGCGCCAAAGGTGGTGATTTTGCTATTGCCTATGTCACAGCTCACGAGATTGGGCATCACGTTCAAACCTTATTAGGAACATCGCGCCAAGTTCAACAAGCAAAACAAGGGCGTTCTCAGGCAGATGCCAATAAGTTATCAGTCGCTCAAGAACTCCAAGCTGATTTTTACGCAGGTTTATGGGCGCATTACAATAAAAAATATTTGGACGAAGGCGATATCGAAGAAGCATTAAGCGCGGCACAAGCCGTTGGTGATGATGCCATTCAAAAAAGAACCAGAGGTTATGTTCAGCCAGACAGTTTCACACACGGCACAAGCAGGCAACGTATGGAGTGGTTTATGAAAGGCTTCAGAAGTGGTGATATGAGTCAACACGATACGTTTAAGGCCATTTTAAATTAA
- a CDS encoding GIY-YIG nuclease family protein, which yields MTHKRNHLFYVGVTNDIKRRTFEHKSGTYGSHTGRYNIDKLVYFEEHQWIQEAIKRVKTIKKWKREWKQNIITELNPEWRDLSAQWDLSIFEEPNQETNN from the coding sequence ATGACTCACAAGAGAAATCATCTATTCTATGTCGGCGTAACTAATGACATTAAGCGTCGCACCTTTGAACACAAGAGTGGAACTTATGGTTCGCATACTGGTCGATATAATATTGACAAGTTGGTGTATTTTGAAGAACACCAATGGATTCAGGAAGCTATAAAGCGTGTGAAAACGATTAAAAAGTGGAAGCGCGAATGGAAACAGAATATTATTACAGAGTTAAATCCTGAGTGGCGAGATTTGAGTGCTCAATGGGATTTAAGTATTTTTGAAGAACCAAACCAAGAAACGAATAACTAG
- a CDS encoding short chain dehydrogenase, with translation MKILLVGGNGTIGRYLNTTLSKEHEVIVAGRSKADVIVDISDSESIKAMYEKVDNLDAVICVAGEAKWEVFENLSEEDFYIGIKSKLMGQVNLVRIGKDYLNHRGSFTLTTGILADEPVYMTSSAAMVNGGIHSFVKAVALELGNGLRINAVSSDLVEDAYEKYRSYFPGNIPVPMKKVAMGYIKAIESRLNGQIIRLQG, from the coding sequence ATGAAAATCCTATTAGTTGGTGGTAACGGAACCATCGGAAGATATTTAAATACTACCTTATCTAAGGAACACGAAGTTATTGTCGCTGGTCGCTCAAAAGCTGATGTCATAGTCGACATCTCAGATTCAGAATCTATCAAGGCGATGTATGAGAAAGTCGATAACCTAGATGCTGTAATTTGTGTAGCTGGCGAAGCAAAATGGGAAGTGTTCGAAAATCTTTCAGAAGAAGATTTCTACATCGGTATTAAGAGTAAATTGATGGGGCAAGTTAATTTAGTTCGTATAGGTAAGGACTATTTAAATCATCGCGGTTCATTTACACTAACTACAGGAATTTTAGCAGATGAACCAGTATATATGACAAGTTCAGCAGCAATGGTAAATGGTGGCATTCATAGTTTTGTAAAAGCTGTTGCTCTAGAATTAGGAAATGGCTTGCGTATAAATGCAGTGTCATCAGATTTAGTAGAAGACGCCTACGAAAAATATCGGAGCTACTTTCCAGGAAACATTCCTGTTCCAATGAAAAAAGTAGCAATGGGCTATATTAAAGCCATTGAGAGTAGATTAAACGGACAAATCATTAGATTGCAAGGATAA
- a CDS encoding acyltransferase: MIYSFKNHIPVIHESSFVHPLAAVTGNVIIGKDCYIGPGCAIRGDWGEIILEDGVNVQENCTVHMFPGKSIVLKAGAHVGHGAIIHGANLGRNCLIGMNSVIMDDAEIGDESIVGAMAFVKGETKIPARSLVVGNPAKIIKEVSDEMISWKTAGTKLYQQLPADCHESLREVEPLREIPKNRPKQEDFYKTLNTFLRRQESPDN; this comes from the coding sequence ATGATATATAGCTTCAAAAACCACATCCCAGTAATTCACGAATCCAGCTTTGTACATCCGCTTGCGGCTGTGACTGGTAATGTGATTATCGGTAAAGATTGTTATATTGGTCCTGGTTGTGCGATTAGAGGCGATTGGGGCGAAATTATTTTAGAAGATGGTGTGAATGTACAGGAGAATTGTACTGTGCATATGTTTCCTGGGAAATCTATCGTTTTAAAAGCAGGCGCACACGTAGGACACGGCGCGATTATTCACGGTGCAAACCTTGGTCGTAATTGCTTAATTGGAATGAATAGTGTCATTATGGACGACGCTGAAATTGGTGATGAGAGCATAGTTGGTGCAATGGCATTTGTTAAAGGTGAAACGAAGATTCCTGCACGAAGTTTAGTTGTTGGCAATCCTGCTAAAATTATTAAAGAAGTGTCTGATGAGATGATTTCTTGGAAAACAGCCGGAACAAAACTCTACCAACAACTACCAGCAGATTGTCACGAAAGCTTGAGAGAAGTTGAGCCTTTACGGGAGATTCCTAAAAACCGTCCGAAGCAGGAGGATTTTTATAAAACTTTGAACACATTCCTGCGTAGGCAGGAATCTCCTGACAATTAA
- a CDS encoding 3-hydroxyacyl-CoA dehydrogenase NAD-binding domain-containing protein: protein MIKNVGIIGAGTMGSGIAQVAATADCKVKIFDLNQDALDKAKTALEKILNRLIEKGRIDAVEKNRIQGNISYVSDMKSFSDADMTIEAIVENIDIKKKVFQELESIVSENCIIASNTSSLSIASIASSLNKPERCVGIHFFNPAPLMKLVEVIPAIQTSEATLKTSVDTIESWKKVVAVAKDTPGFIVNRVARPFYSESLRQYEEGIADFATIDWAMKEFGGFRMGPFELMDFIGNDVNYTVTETVFEAFYYDPRYKPAFTQKRFSEAGYLGRKSGKGYYDYSENATKPEPNKDSELGQNIFNRTLVMLINEAADALFWNVASAKDIDNAMTKGVNYPKGLLAWANEKSIDWCVTELDKLYNEYHEDRYRCSPMLRRMKDSNQKFNL from the coding sequence ATGATAAAGAACGTAGGAATCATAGGTGCAGGAACAATGGGAAGTGGTATTGCACAAGTTGCGGCCACCGCTGATTGTAAAGTCAAAATATTCGATTTAAATCAAGATGCTCTTGATAAAGCAAAAACAGCTTTAGAGAAAATATTAAATCGATTAATTGAGAAAGGTCGAATTGATGCTGTTGAAAAAAATCGTATTCAAGGAAACATCTCTTATGTTTCAGATATGAAATCATTTTCAGATGCTGATATGACTATTGAAGCTATTGTTGAAAATATCGACATCAAAAAGAAAGTGTTTCAGGAGTTAGAAAGTATAGTTTCTGAAAACTGTATCATTGCTTCAAACACCTCAAGTTTGTCGATTGCTTCCATTGCTTCATCACTAAATAAACCTGAACGTTGTGTTGGGATTCATTTCTTCAACCCTGCACCACTAATGAAATTGGTTGAAGTTATTCCTGCAATACAGACTTCAGAAGCAACGTTGAAAACTTCAGTAGATACAATTGAAAGTTGGAAGAAAGTCGTTGCAGTTGCAAAGGATACGCCAGGTTTTATTGTCAACCGTGTTGCACGACCATTTTATAGCGAGTCACTCAGACAATATGAAGAAGGCATTGCCGACTTCGCCACAATTGATTGGGCGATGAAGGAATTTGGAGGCTTTAGAATGGGACCATTTGAATTAATGGATTTCATAGGAAACGACGTTAATTATACAGTTACTGAAACTGTTTTTGAAGCGTTCTATTACGACCCAAGATATAAGCCAGCATTCACGCAAAAACGTTTCAGCGAAGCAGGATACCTCGGCAGAAAATCTGGTAAAGGTTATTATGATTATTCAGAAAATGCAACCAAACCAGAGCCAAATAAAGATTCAGAATTAGGGCAAAACATCTTCAATAGAACTTTAGTGATGCTTATTAACGAAGCTGCAGATGCCTTGTTTTGGAATGTCGCTTCAGCAAAAGATATTGATAATGCAATGACCAAAGGTGTCAACTATCCAAAGGGCTTACTCGCTTGGGCTAATGAAAAGAGCATCGATTGGTGCGTTACAGAATTAGACAAATTATACAATGAATACCACGAAGACAGATACCGTTGTTCACCGATGCTGCGTAGGATGAAGGATTCTAATCAGAAATTTAACTTATAA
- a CDS encoding PaaI family thioesterase produces MPISKTKIPNKMLSQDHFSSWLGIEIISVEIGRVKVGMTIRKEMLNSMGKAHGGISYSLADTAFGFSANTHGKYAVSIETSINHIEALEEGDYITAEAVTDVSKKKVGFNIVEVKRGDQLVALFKGVVYRTSKDWE; encoded by the coding sequence ATGCCTATTTCCAAAACCAAAATCCCAAATAAAATGCTAAGTCAAGACCACTTCTCAAGTTGGCTCGGCATAGAAATTATAAGTGTCGAAATAGGTCGCGTTAAGGTTGGAATGACCATTCGCAAAGAAATGCTGAACAGTATGGGAAAAGCACACGGCGGCATTTCATACAGTTTAGCCGATACTGCTTTTGGCTTTTCAGCAAACACACACGGAAAATATGCGGTAAGTATTGAAACTTCGATTAATCATATTGAAGCACTTGAAGAAGGCGATTACATCACTGCTGAAGCGGTCACAGATGTTTCAAAGAAAAAAGTGGGATTCAATATTGTCGAAGTTAAGCGAGGCGACCAACTTGTTGCGCTATTTAAAGGTGTCGTGTACAGAACGAGTAAAGATTGGGAATAA
- a CDS encoding GIY-YIG nuclease family protein, with translation MSKWTVYIMTNKPNGVLYIGVTDDIHSRVVEHKVKFYPKSFTAKYNCDKLIYFEEFSEVAEASKRERQFKKWKREWKINLIEEMNPSWTDLSLNWNLDLNKHRTNQ, from the coding sequence ATGTCCAAATGGACCGTCTACATAATGACAAATAAACCTAACGGAGTTTTATACATAGGTGTTACAGATGACATACATTCACGAGTTGTTGAACATAAAGTAAAATTCTATCCAAAGTCTTTCACAGCAAAATATAACTGTGATAAATTGATTTACTTTGAAGAGTTTAGTGAAGTAGCTGAAGCTTCAAAAAGAGAACGTCAATTTAAAAAGTGGAAAAGAGAATGGAAAATTAATTTAATAGAAGAAATGAATCCAAGTTGGACTGATTTAAGCCTTAATTGGAATTTAGATTTGAATAAACATAGAACTAACCAATAA
- a CDS encoding enoyl-CoA hydratase-related protein, protein MTDQPILKTINGNVATLTLNRPKGFNSFNREMALLFQDELKACDKDDSIRAILVTGEGKAFCAGQDLKEVTTPELNPGFKKILKEHYNPIIELIRNIEKPIVCAVNGVAAGAGANIALACDIVIASEHASFIQAFSKIGLVPDSAGTFFLPRLIGFQKASALMMLGDKVSAKEAEELGMIYKVFSAEDYFSEAEKTVQTLSQMPTKALGMTKRLLNQSMTNTLTEQLELEGKLQIEAAQSEDYAEGVDAFVNKRKPEFKGR, encoded by the coding sequence ATGACCGACCAACCCATACTAAAAACCATAAACGGAAACGTTGCCACACTCACTCTAAACCGACCAAAAGGTTTTAATAGCTTTAATCGTGAGATGGCGTTGCTGTTTCAAGATGAACTAAAAGCTTGTGATAAGGATGACAGCATTCGTGCGATTCTAGTAACAGGAGAAGGCAAAGCATTTTGTGCGGGTCAAGACTTGAAGGAAGTTACAACTCCAGAATTAAATCCAGGTTTCAAAAAAATTCTTAAAGAACATTACAATCCAATTATTGAACTTATACGCAATATTGAAAAACCAATAGTTTGTGCCGTAAATGGCGTTGCAGCTGGCGCTGGTGCAAACATTGCTTTGGCTTGTGATATTGTCATTGCGTCAGAGCACGCTAGTTTTATACAAGCGTTTAGTAAAATTGGGTTGGTGCCAGATAGCGCTGGAACGTTCTTTTTGCCAAGGTTAATCGGCTTTCAAAAAGCTTCAGCATTAATGATGTTAGGTGATAAAGTTTCAGCTAAAGAAGCAGAAGAATTGGGAATGATATACAAAGTTTTTTCTGCGGAAGATTATTTTTCTGAAGCTGAAAAAACAGTACAAACCCTATCGCAAATGCCTACCAAAGCATTGGGAATGACAAAGCGTTTGCTCAACCAATCAATGACCAATACACTTACTGAACAACTAGAATTAGAAGGCAAGCTACAAATTGAAGCTGCCCAAAGTGAAGATTACGCTGAAGGTGTGGATGCATTTGTAAATAAGCGCAAACCAGAATTTAAAGGCAGATAA
- the paaD gene encoding 1,2-phenylacetyl-CoA epoxidase subunit PaaD yields the protein MVAEQQPHINKKLIDILESVSDPEVPVLSILDLGVVRYADFEDDGKVSVKITPTYSGCPAMDVIGDDIEKALTEAGYKSKVKLILSPAWTTDWMSENGKRKLEEYGIAPPMDATADKAALLGNAKIVKCTNCGSTNTHLVSQFGSTACKAMFKCDDCQEPFDYFKCLT from the coding sequence ATGGTAGCCGAGCAGCAACCACATATCAACAAAAAACTTATAGACATTCTAGAGTCGGTTTCCGATCCTGAAGTTCCAGTGCTTTCAATTTTAGATTTAGGTGTTGTTCGTTATGCAGATTTTGAAGACGACGGAAAAGTTTCAGTAAAAATCACACCAACATATAGCGGTTGTCCAGCAATGGATGTTATTGGTGACGACATTGAAAAAGCATTGACAGAAGCCGGTTATAAATCAAAAGTAAAATTGATTCTTTCTCCTGCTTGGACCACAGATTGGATGAGCGAGAATGGCAAGAGAAAACTCGAAGAGTACGGCATCGCGCCACCAATGGACGCCACAGCAGATAAAGCTGCGTTACTAGGAAATGCCAAGATTGTAAAATGCACAAACTGCGGAAGTACGAACACACATTTGGTAAGTCAGTTTGGCTCAACGGCTTGCAAAGCAATGTTTAAATGTGACGATTGCCAAGAGCCGTTCGACTATTTTAAATGTTTAACCTAA
- a CDS encoding enoyl-CoA hydratase/isomerase family protein has translation MTSPYVKQHTENGISTIEFFHPAHNSLPGDILAKLANTITEAGQDDNVLVIILKSGGDRTFCAGASFKELISIEDEKTGEEFFMGFANVINAMRKCPKFIIGRVQGKTVGGGVGLASAMDYCMATKFASIKLSELNIGIGPFVVGPAVARKLGVSGMSQIAIDANTFYSPEWAKDKGLFTHVYDSTEELDEAVQATAEHLCTYNPEAMKEMKKIFWDGCDDWDTLLNERAKVSGRLVLSEFTKEKLKRFA, from the coding sequence TTGACTAGTCCATACGTAAAACAACATACAGAAAACGGAATTTCAACTATAGAATTTTTTCATCCGGCACACAATAGTTTGCCAGGTGATATTCTTGCCAAATTAGCGAACACAATCACTGAAGCAGGCCAAGACGATAACGTTCTTGTCATCATCTTAAAAAGTGGTGGCGACCGAACTTTTTGTGCTGGCGCAAGCTTTAAGGAATTAATATCAATTGAAGATGAAAAGACAGGCGAAGAATTCTTTATGGGCTTTGCTAATGTGATAAACGCTATGCGTAAATGTCCAAAATTCATCATTGGTCGCGTACAAGGTAAAACCGTTGGTGGTGGCGTTGGCCTTGCTAGCGCGATGGACTATTGTATGGCGACAAAATTTGCCTCTATCAAGTTAAGTGAGCTGAATATTGGTATTGGACCATTTGTGGTCGGACCAGCTGTTGCACGTAAATTAGGTGTCAGTGGAATGTCTCAAATTGCTATTGATGCTAATACCTTTTATAGTCCAGAATGGGCAAAAGATAAAGGCTTATTCACACACGTTTACGATTCAACTGAAGAATTAGATGAAGCCGTTCAAGCCACCGCAGAGCATTTATGCACTTACAACCCTGAAGCAATGAAAGAAATGAAGAAAATCTTTTGGGATGGTTGTGATGATTGGGACACCTTATTAAATGAGCGCGCGAAAGTTTCAGGACGACTTGTATTATCTGAATTTACAAAGGAGAAATTGAAGCGGTTTGCTTAA
- the paaZ gene encoding phenylacetic acid degradation bifunctional protein PaaZ, with product MQKTQHYILGQWQDGKGNGNPIYDSVTGEHFTSVTTEGLNTGEILQYGREKGNTLRKMTFQERGLMLKKLAFYLQKKKRAFYDISYRTGATKIDSWIDIEGGFGNLFANASLRKLFPNQSFHVEGDPIDLSRGGRFMAHHIMVPREGVAVHINAFNFPVWGMLEKCACNWMAGVPAVVLPAPQTAYLTEAVVKEIIASGILPEGALQLISGTAKDILDNTQSQDVVSFTGSAKTGRMLKNHPQLIEESVPFTMEADSLNACILGEDAKPGTPEFNLFIKEVRNEMTVKCGQKCTAIRRIIVPENLIEDVQIALGKQLDKITIGDPRLKEVRMGALVTKEQRESVYSQVKEITKTANIVYGDFDEAQTIGENTKGGSFIKPILLREDNPLKNEAAHITEAFGPVSTLMHYKDLDEAIQLSKMGKGSLVSSIVTNDNKIARDYTVSAATHHGRILVLNRESAKQSTGHGSPLPNLIHGGPGRAGGGEEMGGMRGIKHYLQRCAIQGSPTTLTEITGIYQPNSAYKESPKHPFAYNWEDIQPGMSLETHKRTITDTDIVNFGNLTWDHFYAHTDITSLDGSIFEHRTAHGYFVISMAAGLFVYPNKGPVAANYGLEEIRFLRPLYHNDTVYVRLTCKQKVDREQKGSELPSGIVKWFVEVFDAEPDEDQETLVAIATILTMVQKKQTVFEEISEEFIQNSLSKLTEDAKPKWGIMTPQHMVEHLEWSYKVASGEIQDFEIATPEEHLEKVHDSLYNYKPFPQGHHMPLMKKGELMPLEHDNLDVAKQALLDAREAYVKYFKQNAKAITKNAVFGHLDRFEWTLLERKHLNHHFNQFNIL from the coding sequence ATGCAAAAAACACAACATTACATATTAGGCCAGTGGCAAGACGGTAAAGGCAACGGTAACCCAATCTACGATTCGGTGACTGGCGAGCACTTTACCAGCGTCACGACTGAAGGCTTAAACACAGGAGAAATTCTTCAATACGGAAGAGAAAAGGGAAATACGTTACGTAAAATGACCTTTCAAGAGCGTGGATTAATGCTTAAGAAATTGGCGTTTTATCTTCAGAAGAAAAAAAGAGCATTTTACGACATCAGCTACAGAACTGGAGCCACAAAAATTGACTCTTGGATAGATATTGAAGGTGGTTTTGGAAACTTATTCGCCAATGCTTCGCTAAGAAAGTTATTTCCAAATCAGTCATTTCACGTGGAAGGTGACCCAATCGATTTATCTCGTGGTGGTCGCTTTATGGCACATCATATTATGGTGCCTCGTGAAGGTGTAGCAGTTCACATTAACGCATTCAATTTCCCAGTTTGGGGAATGTTAGAGAAGTGTGCGTGTAATTGGATGGCTGGTGTTCCGGCAGTTGTATTGCCTGCTCCACAAACCGCATATCTCACGGAAGCTGTAGTAAAAGAAATCATCGCTTCAGGAATTTTGCCAGAAGGTGCATTACAGTTAATTAGTGGTACCGCTAAAGATATTTTAGATAATACGCAATCTCAAGATGTGGTGAGTTTTACAGGTTCTGCTAAAACAGGCCGTATGCTTAAAAACCACCCACAACTTATTGAAGAATCTGTACCATTCACTATGGAAGCCGATTCATTAAACGCTTGTATTCTTGGGGAAGATGCTAAACCAGGTACTCCAGAATTTAATTTGTTTATCAAGGAAGTCCGTAATGAGATGACTGTAAAATGCGGGCAAAAATGTACTGCGATTCGTCGTATCATCGTACCAGAAAATCTAATTGAAGATGTGCAAATCGCACTTGGTAAACAACTTGATAAAATCACTATTGGCGACCCAAGATTGAAGGAAGTTAGAATGGGTGCTTTGGTAACCAAAGAACAACGTGAAAGTGTTTATAGTCAAGTCAAAGAAATCACAAAAACCGCAAATATCGTTTACGGCGATTTTGACGAAGCACAGACTATAGGTGAAAACACCAAAGGTGGTTCATTCATCAAACCAATCTTACTTCGCGAAGATAATCCGTTGAAAAATGAAGCAGCGCACATTACTGAAGCTTTTGGACCAGTATCTACTTTGATGCATTATAAAGATTTGGACGAGGCCATTCAGTTGTCTAAAATGGGTAAAGGTTCGCTGGTATCTTCCATCGTGACAAACGACAATAAAATTGCTAGAGATTACACAGTTTCTGCAGCAACGCATCACGGTCGTATACTAGTCTTAAACAGAGAAAGTGCGAAGCAAAGTACAGGTCACGGTTCGCCGTTGCCTAACCTAATTCACGGTGGTCCAGGTCGCGCTGGTGGCGGTGAAGAAATGGGTGGAATGCGTGGTATCAAACATTATTTACAGCGTTGTGCCATACAAGGAAGCCCGACAACATTGACTGAAATTACTGGTATTTATCAACCAAATTCAGCTTATAAAGAATCGCCTAAGCATCCATTCGCTTACAATTGGGAAGACATTCAACCAGGAATGTCTTTGGAAACCCACAAGCGTACCATTACTGATACAGATATCGTAAACTTCGGAAACTTGACTTGGGACCATTTCTATGCACATACAGATATCACTAGTCTTGATGGCAGTATTTTCGAGCATAGAACAGCGCACGGTTATTTTGTGATTTCGATGGCAGCAGGATTATTTGTGTATCCAAACAAAGGACCAGTTGCCGCGAATTATGGCTTAGAGGAGATTAGATTTTTACGTCCACTCTATCATAACGATACCGTTTATGTGCGATTAACGTGTAAACAAAAAGTTGACCGAGAGCAAAAAGGTTCAGAATTACCTAGCGGCATCGTGAAATGGTTTGTTGAAGTTTTTGATGCCGAGCCAGATGAAGACCAAGAAACATTGGTGGCTATTGCGACTATTTTAACGATGGTTCAGAAAAAGCAAACGGTTTTTGAAGAGATTTCAGAAGAATTTATTCAGAATTCATTGAGTAAACTTACTGAAGATGCTAAGCCAAAATGGGGAATAATGACACCACAACATATGGTAGAGCATTTAGAATGGAGTTATAAAGTGGCTTCAGGAGAGATTCAGGATTTTGAAATTGCCACACCAGAAGAGCATCTTGAAAAAGTGCACGATTCGTTGTACAACTATAAACCATTTCCGCAAGGTCATCATATGCCTTTAATGAAGAAAGGTGAGTTGATGCCTTTAGAACACGATAACCTTGACGTTGCAAAACAAGCACTGTTAGATGCTCGTGAAGCTTATGTGAAATACTTTAAACAAAATGCAAAGGCTATTACAAAGAATGCCGTTTTTGGGCATTTAGATAGATTTGAGTGGACGCTTTTAGAGCGAAAGCATTTGAATCATCATTTCAATCAATTTAATATTTTATAG